From one Ctenopharyngodon idella isolate HZGC_01 chromosome 15, HZGC01, whole genome shotgun sequence genomic stretch:
- the LOC127495900 gene encoding NLR family CARD domain-containing protein 3-like isoform X2 — MSLPRFFRYRNHHSSVQQKKSYSPEPSCVSMRSDWSRDHPPRLSSKMKSSDSPEPSCVSTRSDWSREPPSLYISSAPCHKSKLRSNLKKKFERLYEGTAQQGNPTLPNEIYTELYITESESGEISNEHEVRQIETQSRRAATEDTPIQCNDIFRPLPGQDKPIRTVLTKGVAGIGKTVSVQKFILDWAEGKENQDVQLIFPLPFREINLMKDKTLSLSDLLHVFFPETKEMEISSNEYKVLFIFDGLDECRLSLDFQSDLRLCDVSESASVDVLLMNLIVGNLLPSALIWITSRPAAADLVPSECVHRVTEVRGFNEPQKEEYFRKRISDQSLANTIITHLKSSRSLYIMCHIPVFCWISAAVLEKMLSEAESGEIPKTLTQMYTHFLILQTNIKHEKDYEKNVTDEDMILKLGKVAFQQLVKGNVIFYEEDLRECGIDVTEASVYSGLCTQIFREEFGWYQGKVFCFVHLSVQEHLAALYVHLSCTNNNRNVFNQSLLYKVKERFKHVSLSELHQRAVDEALQSKNGHLDLFLRFLLGLSVESHQILLKGLMKQRSSRSDSNEETVEYIKMKIRTIDSPEKSINLFHCLNELGDHSLVEEIQQYLTSGRIKEAKLSSSQWSAVVFVLLTSKKKLDEFDLTKFILGNNEAEDMKVFLKLLPVIKESRSVQLRDCGVTDEGCAALASALRSNPSHLRDLNLSLNKIGNSVNLLSDVLQDPHCKLERLWLRDCGVTDEGCAALASALRSNPSHLRDLNLSLNKIGNSVNLLSDVLQDPHCKLEKLRLYNCGVTDEGCAALTSALRSNPSHLRKLNLTRNKIGYSGRKLLSALKNSPHYKLETLRL; from the exons ATGTCTCTGCCTCGTTTTTTTCGTtacagaaaccaccacag TTCAGTGCAGCAGAAGAAATCATATTCACCAGAGCCCAGCTGTGTGTCAATGAGGAGTGACTGGTCTAGGGATCATCCACCACGATTAAGCTCTAAAATGAAATCATCAGACTCACCAgagcccagctgtgtgtctaCGAGGAGTGACTGGTCTAGGGAGCCACCATCACTATATATATCATCTGCACCCTG TCATAAATCTAAACTTAGATCAAATCTGAAGAAGAAGTTTGAGCGTCTATATGAGGGAACAGCACAGCAGGGAAACCCAACACTCCCGAATGAGATCTACACAGAGCTCTACATCACAGAGAGTGAGAGTGGAGAGATCAGTAATGAGCATGAGGTGAGACAGATTGAGACACAATCCAGGAGAGCAGCAACAGAGGACACACCGATCCAATGCAATGACATCTTTAGACCTTTACCTGGacaagacaaacccatcagaactgtgctgacaaagggagtcgctggcattggaaaaacagtctctgtgcagaagttcatcctggactgggctgaagggaaaGAGAATCAGGACGTCCAGCTCATATTTCCACTTCCTTTCAGAGAGATCAATTTGATGAAGGACAAAACACTCAGTCTTTCTGATCTTCTTCATGTCTTTTtccctgaaacaaaagaaatggaaatatcCAGTAATGAATATAAAgtgttgttcatctttgatggtctggacGAGTGTCGTCTGTCTCTGGATTTTCAGAGCGATTTGAGGTTGTGTGATGTAAGTGAATCAGCCTCAGTGGACGTGCTGCTGATGAACCTCATTGTGGGgaatctgcttccctctgctctcatctggatcacttccagaccagcagcagctgatCTCGTCCCCTCTGAGTGTGTCCATCGGGTGACAGAGGTACGAGGCTTCAATGAGCCACAGAAGGAGGAAtacttcaggaagagaatcagtgatcaGAGTCTGGCCAATACAATCATCACACACCTGAAGTCATCAAGGAGCCTctacatcatgtgccacatcccagtgttctgctggatctcagccgctgttctagagaagatgttgagtgaagcagagagtggagagattcccaagactctcactcaaatgtacacacacttcctgatcctTCAGACCAACATCAAACATGAGAAGGACTATGAGAAGAACGTGACAGATGAAGACATGATCCTCAAACTGGGGAAAGTGGCTTTTCAGCAGCTTGTGAAAGGCAATGTGATCTTCTATGAGGAAGACCTGAGAGAGTGTGGCATTGATGTGACAgaagcatcagtgtactcaggattgtgcactcagatcttcagagaggagTTTGGCTGGTATCAGGGGAAAGTCTTCTGCTTTGTTCATCTGAGCGTTCAGGAACATCTAGCAGCTCTATATGTGCACCTCTCCTGtacaaacaacaacagaaatgtgtttaatcAGAGTTTGCTGTATAAAGTTAAGGAAAGGTTTAAACATGTTTCATTATCTGAGCTGCATCAGAGAGCTGTGGATGAGGCTCTACAGAGTAAAAATGGACATCTGGATCTTTTCCTGCGGTTTCTTCTGGGTCTGTCAGTGGAGTCTCATCAGATTCTCCTAAAAGGACTAATGAAACAGAGAAGCAGCAGATCTGACAGCAATGAGGAAACAGTTGAGTACATCAAGATGAAGATCCGCACCATTGACTCTCCAGAGAaatccatcaatctgttccactgtctgaatgaactgggtGATCATTCACTAGTGGAGGAAATACAACAGTATCTGACATCTGGAAGAATAAAGGAAGCCAAACTCTCTTCATCTCAGTGGTCAGctgtagtttttgtgttgttgacatcaaAGAAGAAGCTGGACGAGTTTGATCTCACAAAGTTTATTCTAGGAAACAATGAAGCTGAAGATATGAAAGTTTTTCTGAAGCTGCTGCCTGTGATTAAAGAATCCAGATCAGTTCA GTTGAGAGATTGtggagtcacagatgaaggttgtgctgctctggcttcagctctgagatcaaacccctcacacctgagagatcTGAATCTGTCACTGAATAAAATAGGAAATTCAGTGAATCTGCTGTCTGATGTACTTcaggatcctcactgtaaactggagagactgtg gttgagagattgtggagtcacagatgaaggttgtgctgctctggcttcagctctgagatcaaacccctcacacctgagagatcTGAATCTGTCACTGAATAAAATAGGAAATTCAGTGAATCTGCTGTCTGATGTACTTcaggatcctcactgtaaactggagaaactgcg gttgtataattgtggagtcacagatgaaggttgtgctgctctgacttcagctctgagatcaaacccctcacacctgagaaaaCTGAATCTGACTCGGAATAAAATAGGATATTCAGGACGTAAACTGCTCTCTGCTCTAAAGAATTCCCCACATTATAAACTAGAGACACTGCG GTTATGA
- the LOC127495900 gene encoding NACHT, LRR and PYD domains-containing protein 3-like isoform X1, whose translation MSLPRFFRYRNHHSSVQQKKSYSPEPSCVSMRSDWSRDHPPRLSSKMKSSDSPEPSCVSTRSDWSREPPSLYISSAPCHKSKLRSNLKKKFERLYEGTAQQGNPTLPNEIYTELYITESESGEISNEHEVRQIETQSRRAATEDTPIQCNDIFRPLPGQDKPIRTVLTKGVAGIGKTVSVQKFILDWAEGKENQDVQLIFPLPFREINLMKDKTLSLSDLLHVFFPETKEMEISSNEYKVLFIFDGLDECRLSLDFQSDLRLCDVSESASVDVLLMNLIVGNLLPSALIWITSRPAAADLVPSECVHRVTEVRGFNEPQKEEYFRKRISDQSLANTIITHLKSSRSLYIMCHIPVFCWISAAVLEKMLSEAESGEIPKTLTQMYTHFLILQTNIKHEKDYEKNVTDEDMILKLGKVAFQQLVKGNVIFYEEDLRECGIDVTEASVYSGLCTQIFREEFGWYQGKVFCFVHLSVQEHLAALYVHLSCTNNNRNVFNQSLLYKVKERFKHVSLSELHQRAVDEALQSKNGHLDLFLRFLLGLSVESHQILLKGLMKQRSSRSDSNEETVEYIKMKIRTIDSPEKSINLFHCLNELGDHSLVEEIQQYLTSGRIKEAKLSSSQWSAVVFVLLTSKKKLDEFDLTKFILGNNEAEDMKVFLKLLPVIKESRSVQLRDCGVTDEGCAALASALRSNPSHLRDLNLSLNKIGNSVNLLSDVLQDPHCKLERLWLRDCGVTDEGCAALASALRSNPSHLRDLNLSLNKIGNSVNLLSDVLQDPHCKLEKLRLWDCGVTDEGCAALASALRSNPSHLRVLDLSENEIGNSVNLLSDVLQDPHCKLETLWLYNCGVTDEGCAALTSALRSNPSHLRKLNLTRNKIGYSGRKLLSALKNSPHYKLETLRL comes from the exons ATGTCTCTGCCTCGTTTTTTTCGTtacagaaaccaccacag TTCAGTGCAGCAGAAGAAATCATATTCACCAGAGCCCAGCTGTGTGTCAATGAGGAGTGACTGGTCTAGGGATCATCCACCACGATTAAGCTCTAAAATGAAATCATCAGACTCACCAgagcccagctgtgtgtctaCGAGGAGTGACTGGTCTAGGGAGCCACCATCACTATATATATCATCTGCACCCTG TCATAAATCTAAACTTAGATCAAATCTGAAGAAGAAGTTTGAGCGTCTATATGAGGGAACAGCACAGCAGGGAAACCCAACACTCCCGAATGAGATCTACACAGAGCTCTACATCACAGAGAGTGAGAGTGGAGAGATCAGTAATGAGCATGAGGTGAGACAGATTGAGACACAATCCAGGAGAGCAGCAACAGAGGACACACCGATCCAATGCAATGACATCTTTAGACCTTTACCTGGacaagacaaacccatcagaactgtgctgacaaagggagtcgctggcattggaaaaacagtctctgtgcagaagttcatcctggactgggctgaagggaaaGAGAATCAGGACGTCCAGCTCATATTTCCACTTCCTTTCAGAGAGATCAATTTGATGAAGGACAAAACACTCAGTCTTTCTGATCTTCTTCATGTCTTTTtccctgaaacaaaagaaatggaaatatcCAGTAATGAATATAAAgtgttgttcatctttgatggtctggacGAGTGTCGTCTGTCTCTGGATTTTCAGAGCGATTTGAGGTTGTGTGATGTAAGTGAATCAGCCTCAGTGGACGTGCTGCTGATGAACCTCATTGTGGGgaatctgcttccctctgctctcatctggatcacttccagaccagcagcagctgatCTCGTCCCCTCTGAGTGTGTCCATCGGGTGACAGAGGTACGAGGCTTCAATGAGCCACAGAAGGAGGAAtacttcaggaagagaatcagtgatcaGAGTCTGGCCAATACAATCATCACACACCTGAAGTCATCAAGGAGCCTctacatcatgtgccacatcccagtgttctgctggatctcagccgctgttctagagaagatgttgagtgaagcagagagtggagagattcccaagactctcactcaaatgtacacacacttcctgatcctTCAGACCAACATCAAACATGAGAAGGACTATGAGAAGAACGTGACAGATGAAGACATGATCCTCAAACTGGGGAAAGTGGCTTTTCAGCAGCTTGTGAAAGGCAATGTGATCTTCTATGAGGAAGACCTGAGAGAGTGTGGCATTGATGTGACAgaagcatcagtgtactcaggattgtgcactcagatcttcagagaggagTTTGGCTGGTATCAGGGGAAAGTCTTCTGCTTTGTTCATCTGAGCGTTCAGGAACATCTAGCAGCTCTATATGTGCACCTCTCCTGtacaaacaacaacagaaatgtgtttaatcAGAGTTTGCTGTATAAAGTTAAGGAAAGGTTTAAACATGTTTCATTATCTGAGCTGCATCAGAGAGCTGTGGATGAGGCTCTACAGAGTAAAAATGGACATCTGGATCTTTTCCTGCGGTTTCTTCTGGGTCTGTCAGTGGAGTCTCATCAGATTCTCCTAAAAGGACTAATGAAACAGAGAAGCAGCAGATCTGACAGCAATGAGGAAACAGTTGAGTACATCAAGATGAAGATCCGCACCATTGACTCTCCAGAGAaatccatcaatctgttccactgtctgaatgaactgggtGATCATTCACTAGTGGAGGAAATACAACAGTATCTGACATCTGGAAGAATAAAGGAAGCCAAACTCTCTTCATCTCAGTGGTCAGctgtagtttttgtgttgttgacatcaaAGAAGAAGCTGGACGAGTTTGATCTCACAAAGTTTATTCTAGGAAACAATGAAGCTGAAGATATGAAAGTTTTTCTGAAGCTGCTGCCTGTGATTAAAGAATCCAGATCAGTTCA GTTGAGAGATTGtggagtcacagatgaaggttgtgctgctctggcttcagctctgagatcaaacccctcacacctgagagatcTGAATCTGTCACTGAATAAAATAGGAAATTCAGTGAATCTGCTGTCTGATGTACTTcaggatcctcactgtaaactggagagactgtg gttgagagattgtggagtcacagatgaaggttgtgctgctctggcttcagctctgagatcaaacccctcacacctgagagatcTGAATCTGTCACTGAATAAAATAGGAAATTCAGTGAATCTGCTGTCTGATGTACTTcaggatcctcactgtaaactggagaaactgcg gttgtgggattgtggagtcacagatgaaggttgtgctgctctggcttcagctctgagatcaaacccctcacacctgagagtaCTGGATCTGTCTGAGAATGAAATAGGAAATTCAGTGAATCTGCTGTCTGATGTACTTcaggatcctcactgtaaactggagacactgtg gttgtataattgtggagtcacagatgaaggttgtgctgctctgacttcagctctgagatcaaacccctcacacctgagaaaaCTGAATCTGACTCGGAATAAAATAGGATATTCAGGACGTAAACTGCTCTCTGCTCTAAAGAATTCCCCACATTATAAACTAGAGACACTGCG GTTATGA
- the LOC127495915 gene encoding uncharacterized protein LOC127495915, with translation MGLFFISEIPVSPVPPKPATASDRLCGCRQDGRSLERYVEEFVELAYLANWPDACLNACFLAGLDEDTIRFKEPACYFSLVEAINLILFLNCSDFVIEEVLDKSCDPRPVSSETPAAWPVRQLPLPSACPSSEHSPGVLPDPKPRMGDEISSTGPKLQRKKKRATKQPKSSEFSASMQPQFPELAVSMQPQTPEFNASVQPESPELSVTVQPKMPVLDTEDWLIDFWAEPAPSLLDLVSAFHVPALTEPAQGSAEPAPAAAAAVPAAPAAAVPAAPAAAVPAAPAAAVPAAPAAAAAAAEPAPTPAAAEPTPTAAGPTPVAHEPFEPLSLPKYFFGGGRVSVGGKDGGGLGDPPWPAEAPDPPWPAEAPDPPWPAEAPDPPWPAEAPDPPWPAKAPDPPWPSLAPDPPWRPPHPRLPGLRFPESSCSALLFALPSSVFPPSPRIPSTCCPRQHSL, from the coding sequence ATGGGCTTATTCTTCATCTCCGAGATCCCTGTGTCTCCCGTGCCTCCAAAGCCAGCTACAGCGTCGGATCGCCTTTGTGGGTGCCGGCAGGACGGTCGCTcgctggagaggtatgtggaggagtttGTCGAGCTTGCTTATTTGGCGAATTGGCCAGATGCCTGTTTGAACGCCTGTTTTCTGGCGGGGCTGGACGAGGACACGATCCGTTTTAAAGAACCTGCCTGCTATTTTTCCCTAGTTGAAGCAATTAATCTGATTTTGTTCCTAAATTGTTCTGATTTTGTCATTGAGGAGGTTCTTGATAAGTCGTGTGATCCTCGTCCAGTTTCCTCAGAAACACCGGCGGCCTGGCCAGTTCGCCAATTGCCGCTTCCCTCCGCCTGCCCCTCCAGTGAGCATTCCCCTGGTGTCCTGCCGGACCCAAAACCCCGGATGGGCGATGAAATATCCTCAACTGGGCCGAAACTgcaaagaaagaagaaaagggCCACCAAACAACCCAAGTCttctgagttttctgcctccatGCAGCCCCAGTTTCCTGAGTTGGCTGTCTCCATGCAGCCCCAGACTCCTGAGTTTAATGCCTCAGTGCAGCCCGAGTCTCCTGAGTTGTCTGTCACCGTGCAGCCCAAGATGCCAGTCCTGGACACGGAGGACTGGTTAATAGACTTTTGGGCTGAACCAGCTCCCAGTCTCCTCGACCTTGTTTCAGCCTTCCATGTGCCAGCCCTCACCGAGCCCGCTCAAGGGTCcgccgagcccgctccagccgccgccgccgccgtgCCAGCCGCTCCAGCAGCCGCCGTGCCAGCCGCTCCAGCAGCCGCCGTGCCAGCCGCTCCAGCAGCCGCCGTGCCAGCCGCTCCagcagccgccgccgccgccgccgagcccgctccgactccagccgccgccgagcccACCCCAACCGCCGCTGGACCCACTCCAGTAGCCCACGAGCCCTTTGAACCCCTGAGTctcccaaaatatttttttggggggggaagGGTATCTGTGGGTGGGAAAGATGGGGGTGGGCTAGGagaccctccgtggcctgccgaggctcctgacccgccgtggcctgccgaggctcctgacccgccgtggcctgccgaggctcctgacccgccgtggcctgccgaggctcctgaccctccgtggcctgccaaggctcctgacccgccgtggccttcCCTGGCTCCGGAcccgccctggagacctccacatccacgccttcccggactccgtttcccagaatcctcctgttccgcactcctgtttgcacttccctcatcagtcttcccgccatctccccggattcccagcacctgttgtcctcgtcagcactccctttaa
- the LOC127495900 gene encoding NLR family CARD domain-containing protein 3-like isoform X3, translated as MSLPRFFRYRNHHSSVQQKKSYSPEPSCVSMRSDWSRDHPPRLSSKMKSSDSPEPSCVSTRSDWSREPPSLYISSAPCHKSKLRSNLKKKFERLYEGTAQQGNPTLPNEIYTELYITESESGEISNEHEVRQIETQSRRAATEDTPIQCNDIFRPLPGQDKPIRTVLTKGVAGIGKTVSVQKFILDWAEGKENQDVQLIFPLPFREINLMKDKTLSLSDLLHVFFPETKEMEISSNEYKVLFIFDGLDECRLSLDFQSDLRLCDVSESASVDVLLMNLIVGNLLPSALIWITSRPAAADLVPSECVHRVTEVRGFNEPQKEEYFRKRISDQSLANTIITHLKSSRSLYIMCHIPVFCWISAAVLEKMLSEAESGEIPKTLTQMYTHFLILQTNIKHEKDYEKNVTDEDMILKLGKVAFQQLVKGNVIFYEEDLRECGIDVTEASVYSGLCTQIFREEFGWYQGKVFCFVHLSVQEHLAALYVHLSCTNNNRNVFNQSLLYKVKERFKHVSLSELHQRAVDEALQSKNGHLDLFLRFLLGLSVESHQILLKGLMKQRSSRSDSNEETVEYIKMKIRTIDSPEKSINLFHCLNELGDHSLVEEIQQYLTSGRIKEAKLSSSQWSAVVFVLLTSKKKLDEFDLTKFILGNNEAEDMKVFLKLLPVIKESRSVQLRDCGVTDEGCAALASALRSNPSHLRDLNLSLNKIGNSVNLLSDVLQDPHCKLERLWLRDCGVTDEGCAALASALRSNPSHLRDLNLSLNKIGNSVNLLSDVLQDPHCKLEKLRLWDCGVTDEGCAALASALRSNPSHLRVLDLSENEIGNSVNLLSDVLQDPHCKLETL; from the exons ATGTCTCTGCCTCGTTTTTTTCGTtacagaaaccaccacag TTCAGTGCAGCAGAAGAAATCATATTCACCAGAGCCCAGCTGTGTGTCAATGAGGAGTGACTGGTCTAGGGATCATCCACCACGATTAAGCTCTAAAATGAAATCATCAGACTCACCAgagcccagctgtgtgtctaCGAGGAGTGACTGGTCTAGGGAGCCACCATCACTATATATATCATCTGCACCCTG TCATAAATCTAAACTTAGATCAAATCTGAAGAAGAAGTTTGAGCGTCTATATGAGGGAACAGCACAGCAGGGAAACCCAACACTCCCGAATGAGATCTACACAGAGCTCTACATCACAGAGAGTGAGAGTGGAGAGATCAGTAATGAGCATGAGGTGAGACAGATTGAGACACAATCCAGGAGAGCAGCAACAGAGGACACACCGATCCAATGCAATGACATCTTTAGACCTTTACCTGGacaagacaaacccatcagaactgtgctgacaaagggagtcgctggcattggaaaaacagtctctgtgcagaagttcatcctggactgggctgaagggaaaGAGAATCAGGACGTCCAGCTCATATTTCCACTTCCTTTCAGAGAGATCAATTTGATGAAGGACAAAACACTCAGTCTTTCTGATCTTCTTCATGTCTTTTtccctgaaacaaaagaaatggaaatatcCAGTAATGAATATAAAgtgttgttcatctttgatggtctggacGAGTGTCGTCTGTCTCTGGATTTTCAGAGCGATTTGAGGTTGTGTGATGTAAGTGAATCAGCCTCAGTGGACGTGCTGCTGATGAACCTCATTGTGGGgaatctgcttccctctgctctcatctggatcacttccagaccagcagcagctgatCTCGTCCCCTCTGAGTGTGTCCATCGGGTGACAGAGGTACGAGGCTTCAATGAGCCACAGAAGGAGGAAtacttcaggaagagaatcagtgatcaGAGTCTGGCCAATACAATCATCACACACCTGAAGTCATCAAGGAGCCTctacatcatgtgccacatcccagtgttctgctggatctcagccgctgttctagagaagatgttgagtgaagcagagagtggagagattcccaagactctcactcaaatgtacacacacttcctgatcctTCAGACCAACATCAAACATGAGAAGGACTATGAGAAGAACGTGACAGATGAAGACATGATCCTCAAACTGGGGAAAGTGGCTTTTCAGCAGCTTGTGAAAGGCAATGTGATCTTCTATGAGGAAGACCTGAGAGAGTGTGGCATTGATGTGACAgaagcatcagtgtactcaggattgtgcactcagatcttcagagaggagTTTGGCTGGTATCAGGGGAAAGTCTTCTGCTTTGTTCATCTGAGCGTTCAGGAACATCTAGCAGCTCTATATGTGCACCTCTCCTGtacaaacaacaacagaaatgtgtttaatcAGAGTTTGCTGTATAAAGTTAAGGAAAGGTTTAAACATGTTTCATTATCTGAGCTGCATCAGAGAGCTGTGGATGAGGCTCTACAGAGTAAAAATGGACATCTGGATCTTTTCCTGCGGTTTCTTCTGGGTCTGTCAGTGGAGTCTCATCAGATTCTCCTAAAAGGACTAATGAAACAGAGAAGCAGCAGATCTGACAGCAATGAGGAAACAGTTGAGTACATCAAGATGAAGATCCGCACCATTGACTCTCCAGAGAaatccatcaatctgttccactgtctgaatgaactgggtGATCATTCACTAGTGGAGGAAATACAACAGTATCTGACATCTGGAAGAATAAAGGAAGCCAAACTCTCTTCATCTCAGTGGTCAGctgtagtttttgtgttgttgacatcaaAGAAGAAGCTGGACGAGTTTGATCTCACAAAGTTTATTCTAGGAAACAATGAAGCTGAAGATATGAAAGTTTTTCTGAAGCTGCTGCCTGTGATTAAAGAATCCAGATCAGTTCA GTTGAGAGATTGtggagtcacagatgaaggttgtgctgctctggcttcagctctgagatcaaacccctcacacctgagagatcTGAATCTGTCACTGAATAAAATAGGAAATTCAGTGAATCTGCTGTCTGATGTACTTcaggatcctcactgtaaactggagagactgtg gttgagagattgtggagtcacagatgaaggttgtgctgctctggcttcagctctgagatcaaacccctcacacctgagagatcTGAATCTGTCACTGAATAAAATAGGAAATTCAGTGAATCTGCTGTCTGATGTACTTcaggatcctcactgtaaactggagaaactgcg gttgtgggattgtggagtcacagatgaaggttgtgctgctctggcttcagctctgagatcaaacccctcacacctgagagtaCTGGATCTGTCTGAGAATGAAATAGGAAATTCAGTGAATCTGCTGTCTGATGTACTTcaggatcctcactgtaaactggagacactgtg A